One genomic window of Hymenobacter sp. J193 includes the following:
- the topA gene encoding type I DNA topoisomerase — protein sequence MVKNLVIVESPAKAKTIEGYLGKDFIVKSSFGHVRDLPKDNNAIDIANGFKPTYVVSPDKREIISQLKKLAKEAETVWLASDDDREGEAISWHLAETLNLTGGDKTRRIVFREITKNAILTAIDNPREIDLNLVNAQQARRVLDRLVGFELSPVLWKKVKAGLSAGRVQSVAVRLVVEREREISQFKTSSAYRVVARFDAGRGAVLEAELPKRFAARDEAEAFLARCVGASYRIENLEKKPGKRSPAPPFTTSTLQQEASRKLGFSVAQTMSVAQKLYEAGRISYMRTDSVNLSQDALAAAKVAISQAYGEEYAHTRQFKTKSASAQEAHEAIRPTDFALVKAGEDSAEQRLYDLIRKRALGSQMADAVIERTVATIGISTQPGVMLTATGEVITFEGFLKAYAESKDDDEQDDAAESSFSRGLPPLSVGQDLPLQVLRATERYASPAARYTEASLVKKMEEMGIGRPSTYAPTISTIQKRGYVEKDTREGKERKFHVLTLDGDAVKTEVKTETYGADKAKLFPTDTAMVVTDFLVEHFPVIVDFQFTAKVEDEFDRIADGQEVWTDMLAGFYSTFHETVERGQDIERSTLGSTREIGVHPETGQKLTARLGRFGPYVQIEPLEGAPEGEKAVYASLRKGQFIENITLEEALELFKLPRVVGEFEDKAMTAALGRFGPYIRHDSKFYSLTKEQDPHTITAQEAVELIEAKRKSDSERLIKTFPSREDVQVLNGRFGPYIVVGKKNVKIPKGEEPVELTLERCLELADATPDKPAKGGRFGKKAAPAAEEKADTPAKKPAAKKPAAKKPAAKKAAPKTAASKTASKAK from the coding sequence ATGGTTAAGAACCTAGTCATTGTCGAGTCCCCAGCCAAGGCCAAAACCATCGAAGGTTACTTGGGCAAGGACTTCATTGTAAAATCCAGCTTTGGCCACGTGCGTGATTTGCCGAAGGATAATAATGCCATTGACATTGCCAATGGCTTCAAGCCTACCTACGTCGTATCGCCCGATAAACGCGAAATCATCAGCCAGCTGAAGAAGCTGGCCAAGGAAGCCGAAACCGTGTGGCTGGCCAGTGATGATGACCGCGAAGGCGAAGCCATCAGCTGGCACCTTGCCGAAACCCTGAACCTGACCGGTGGCGACAAAACCCGCCGCATCGTGTTTCGCGAAATCACCAAGAATGCCATTCTCACAGCCATCGACAACCCCCGGGAAATCGACCTGAACCTGGTGAATGCCCAGCAGGCCCGCCGCGTGCTCGACCGGCTAGTAGGCTTTGAGCTGAGCCCGGTACTCTGGAAAAAAGTAAAAGCCGGCCTCTCGGCCGGGCGTGTGCAGAGTGTGGCCGTGCGGCTGGTAGTGGAGCGGGAGCGGGAAATCAGCCAGTTCAAAACGTCTTCCGCCTACCGCGTGGTAGCCCGCTTTGATGCCGGTCGCGGGGCCGTGCTGGAAGCCGAGCTGCCGAAGCGCTTTGCTGCCCGCGACGAAGCCGAGGCCTTCCTGGCGCGCTGCGTGGGAGCCAGCTACCGCATCGAAAACCTGGAGAAAAAGCCCGGCAAGCGCAGCCCCGCGCCGCCGTTTACTACCTCTACTTTGCAACAGGAAGCCTCGCGTAAGCTGGGTTTTTCGGTGGCTCAGACGATGAGCGTGGCTCAGAAGCTCTACGAAGCTGGCCGCATCAGCTACATGCGTACGGACTCCGTGAACCTTTCGCAGGATGCGCTGGCGGCGGCCAAGGTGGCTATTTCGCAGGCCTACGGCGAAGAATACGCGCACACCCGTCAGTTCAAAACCAAGTCGGCCTCGGCCCAGGAAGCCCACGAAGCCATCCGGCCCACGGACTTTGCCCTGGTGAAAGCCGGTGAGGACTCCGCCGAGCAGCGCCTCTACGACCTGATTCGCAAGCGCGCCCTGGGCTCCCAGATGGCCGACGCGGTGATTGAGCGCACGGTGGCTACCATTGGCATCAGCACCCAACCCGGCGTTATGCTTACCGCTACAGGCGAGGTGATTACCTTCGAAGGCTTCCTGAAAGCTTACGCTGAAAGCAAGGACGATGACGAGCAGGATGACGCTGCGGAATCGTCGTTTTCACGCGGCTTACCGCCCTTGAGCGTGGGCCAGGATCTGCCCCTGCAGGTGCTGCGCGCTACCGAGCGGTATGCCTCCCCGGCGGCCCGCTATACCGAGGCTTCCCTAGTGAAAAAGATGGAGGAAATGGGCATCGGCCGGCCATCCACCTACGCGCCTACCATCAGCACCATTCAGAAGCGTGGCTACGTGGAAAAAGATACCCGCGAAGGTAAGGAGCGCAAGTTCCATGTGCTTACGCTGGATGGCGACGCGGTGAAAACCGAGGTAAAAACCGAAACTTACGGAGCCGACAAAGCCAAACTGTTTCCGACCGATACAGCCATGGTGGTAACGGATTTCCTGGTAGAGCACTTCCCCGTAATTGTGGACTTTCAGTTCACGGCCAAGGTAGAAGACGAGTTTGACCGCATTGCCGATGGCCAGGAAGTGTGGACCGATATGCTGGCCGGCTTCTACAGCACCTTCCACGAAACGGTAGAGCGCGGGCAGGACATTGAGCGCAGCACGCTGGGCAGCACCCGCGAAATTGGTGTTCATCCCGAAACCGGTCAGAAGCTGACGGCTCGCCTGGGCCGCTTTGGTCCCTACGTGCAGATCGAGCCACTGGAAGGCGCCCCCGAAGGCGAGAAGGCCGTGTATGCCAGCCTGCGCAAAGGACAGTTCATCGAGAATATCACCCTGGAAGAAGCGCTGGAGCTGTTTAAGCTACCCCGCGTGGTGGGCGAGTTCGAGGACAAGGCCATGACGGCCGCGCTCGGCCGCTTTGGCCCCTACATCCGCCATGACAGCAAGTTTTACTCGCTTACCAAGGAGCAGGATCCGCACACCATCACGGCGCAGGAAGCCGTTGAGCTGATTGAAGCCAAGCGCAAGTCGGACTCGGAGCGCCTGATTAAAACCTTCCCCAGCCGCGAAGACGTGCAGGTACTGAATGGTCGCTTCGGGCCCTACATCGTGGTAGGCAAGAAAAACGTGAAGATTCCGAAAGGCGAAGAACCCGTGGAGCTAACGCTGGAACGCTGCCTGGAGCTGGCCGACGCCACGCCCGATAAACCAGCCAAAGGCGGCCGCTTCGGGAAGAAAGCTGCGCCGGCTGCCGAGGAAAAAGCGGATACGCCCGCCAAGAAACCGGCCGCCAAAAAGCCCGCGGCGAAAAAGCCGGCCGCTAAGAAGGCTGCTCCTAAAACAGCCGCTTCCAAAACAGCCAGTAAGGCTAAGTAA
- a CDS encoding CheB methylesterase domain-containing protein codes for MLAPLQGVIVLGGSTGGTKAVEQVVQQLSATLKQAVLVAVHLPAHFTASFVERLRRISPLPVQAASHESRLEPGKIMVIPGGQNMVVRPISNGPWLGWQTEFSTEMPGFDVPSIDLLLASLARTIGRKVTGVILSGLGSDGTAGAQLVRAQGGTIIAQNEQSATVFGMPKSVIQAGLASQVLPLHSIAEFINRYGSAASPAHAQARSVSQLSLG; via the coding sequence TTGCTGGCACCGCTTCAGGGCGTTATCGTGCTCGGAGGGTCTACTGGTGGCACCAAAGCCGTGGAGCAGGTTGTGCAGCAGTTGTCAGCTACTCTGAAGCAGGCCGTGTTGGTAGCCGTGCATTTGCCGGCTCATTTTACGGCCTCGTTTGTGGAGCGTTTACGCCGCATATCCCCGCTGCCGGTGCAGGCTGCCAGCCATGAGTCGCGGCTGGAGCCGGGCAAGATCATGGTCATTCCCGGTGGGCAGAACATGGTGGTACGCCCGATCAGCAACGGGCCCTGGCTGGGCTGGCAAACCGAATTCTCCACGGAAATGCCGGGCTTCGATGTGCCTTCCATCGATCTGCTGCTGGCTTCTCTGGCCCGCACGATCGGGCGGAAGGTCACGGGCGTTATCCTAAGTGGACTGGGCAGCGACGGTACGGCCGGCGCGCAGCTGGTGCGCGCCCAGGGCGGCACCATCATTGCCCAGAATGAGCAGTCGGCTACGGTATTCGGGATGCCCAAATCAGTTATCCAGGCCGGACTGGCTTCCCAGGTGTTGCCTTTGCATAGTATTGCCGAGTTTATAAACCGGTATGGTTCCGCGGCGTCGCCTGCCCATGCGCAGGCCCGTTCTGTTTCCCAACTCTCGCTCGGATGA
- a CDS encoding HAMP domain-containing protein, with product MASGKPTRAAKSADSSVTTATDAPVTPLRNGQSEAAPSKKGTAVTSDSTRKRGVVRAEIADQAPDYVNEQLNRVLYALDAFKKGDVSVRLTKQNDDIFAEIAEAYNSMVEMIGGVGGEVSRISKVAGVEGNLKARASAENAAGFWRDMINNINGLVDSIAVPVLEVGKVLKNISRGNLDESFQIPVSGDFKVMAETINKTIDNLNVFAGEVTRVAQEVGTEGKLGGQASVPNVGGIWKDLTDNVNNMASNLTSQVRDIANVATAVAKGDLTQKITVDVKGELLQLKQNLNQMVDSLNLFAGEVTRVAQEVGTEGKLGGQASVPNVGGVWKDLTDNVNNMASNLTSQVRDIANVATAVAKGDLTQKITVDVKGELLQLKQNLNQMVDSLNLFAGEVTRVAQEVGTEGRLGGQAVVPNVAGTWKDLTDNVNTMAANLTSQVRDIANVATAVARGDLSQKITVDVKGELLQLKQNLNQMVDSLNLFAGEVTRVALEVGAEGKLGGQASVPNVAGVWKELTDNVNYMASNLTSQVRDIANVATAVARGDLSQKMTVNVKGEILELKNILNQMVDSLNIFAGEVTRVAREVGTEGKLGGQANVPRVGGTWKELTDNVNTMASNLTSQVRDIANVATAVAKGDLTQKITVDVKGELLDLKNILNQMVDSLNIFAGEVTRVAREVGTEGILGGQANVPNVSGTWKDLTDNVNTMASNLTSQVRDIANVATAVARGDLSQKITVNVKGELFQLKENLNQMVDSLNTFGDEVTRVAREVGTEGKLGGQAVVPNVRGTWKDLTDNVNFMAASLTSQVRDIANVTTAVARGDLSQKVSVDVKGELLDLKDNINRMVDSLNIFAGEVTRVALEVGTEGRLGGQANVPSVSGVWKELTDRVNTMASNLTTQVRGLVKVVTAVSKGDLTQKLTLEAKGEVADLADTINRMVDDLNRLAVEVSRVAKVAGVEGKLTERATVGGVSGSWKELVDTLNALLESIASPVLEVARVVRAISEGDLTQRVEVPTAGDIMAMSDALNLAVENLNELLGEINDSSLVVGSSSEEMAGKGQEMSRVTVDVALAMQQMAEGAQNQALKTDQAFKLIEEIMTATKETAGKADVGIKAAILGEQTSQLGLKTVAEVVKNMEEISNAAAQTARTIEVLSTRSGEISKSLGVITDIASQTNLLALNAAIEAARAGEAGRGFAVVAEEIRKLAEGSRKSANEIATLVEDVKKDTTSAATAISTMEGRVLKGKNATFEASSAFKNIATSSGETLRTSRDILTATEVQKTSIGDVVKYVEEVVAIAEQTASGTQQVAGTAKQLSSSMQELTASSQKLADIADDLQAGLSNFQLIEFVEPEPEPEPVRRGLRRMAQQVKPEAKQPVRRQQGPVTRQAARPATSVARQAAPAKGPSVAQAKPAAKATTKPARVAAPEKAADASESTNKPETTPRKSSKNKGK from the coding sequence ATGGCTTCTGGCAAACCCACCCGCGCCGCTAAATCCGCCGATTCTTCTGTTACTACCGCCACCGACGCGCCGGTAACGCCCCTGCGCAACGGGCAGTCTGAAGCGGCGCCTTCCAAGAAAGGCACGGCCGTTACGAGTGACAGCACGCGCAAGCGGGGAGTGGTGCGGGCCGAAATAGCCGACCAAGCTCCTGACTATGTCAATGAGCAACTTAACCGCGTGCTCTACGCCCTCGATGCCTTCAAGAAAGGCGACGTATCGGTGCGCCTCACCAAGCAGAACGACGACATCTTCGCCGAAATAGCCGAAGCCTACAATTCCATGGTGGAAATGATTGGCGGGGTAGGCGGCGAGGTGTCGCGCATTTCGAAGGTGGCCGGGGTGGAAGGAAACCTGAAAGCCCGCGCCTCCGCCGAAAATGCGGCCGGTTTCTGGCGCGACATGATCAACAACATCAACGGCCTGGTAGACAGCATTGCCGTACCGGTATTGGAGGTAGGCAAAGTACTCAAGAACATCAGCCGCGGCAACCTCGACGAATCCTTCCAGATTCCGGTGTCGGGCGACTTCAAGGTGATGGCCGAAACCATCAACAAAACGATTGACAACCTCAACGTTTTCGCTGGCGAAGTAACCCGCGTAGCGCAGGAAGTAGGCACAGAAGGAAAGCTGGGTGGCCAGGCCTCGGTACCGAACGTGGGCGGCATCTGGAAAGACCTGACGGACAACGTAAACAACATGGCCAGCAACCTGACGAGTCAGGTGCGCGACATTGCCAACGTGGCTACCGCCGTAGCGAAGGGTGACCTGACGCAGAAGATTACGGTAGATGTAAAGGGCGAGCTGCTGCAGCTGAAGCAGAACCTGAACCAGATGGTGGACTCGCTCAACCTGTTCGCCGGCGAAGTAACCCGCGTGGCCCAGGAAGTGGGTACCGAAGGAAAGCTGGGTGGTCAGGCCTCGGTGCCGAACGTGGGCGGCGTATGGAAGGACCTGACGGACAACGTAAACAACATGGCCAGCAACCTGACGAGTCAGGTGCGCGACATTGCCAACGTGGCCACGGCCGTAGCCAAGGGTGACCTGACGCAGAAGATTACGGTAGATGTAAAAGGGGAGCTGCTACAGCTGAAGCAGAACCTGAACCAGATGGTGGACTCGCTCAACCTGTTCGCCGGCGAGGTAACCCGCGTGGCCCAGGAAGTGGGTACCGAAGGCCGCCTCGGCGGTCAGGCTGTAGTGCCCAACGTAGCTGGTACCTGGAAAGACCTGACGGACAACGTAAACACTATGGCCGCCAACCTGACTTCTCAGGTACGGGACATTGCCAACGTAGCCACGGCCGTAGCCCGCGGCGACTTGAGCCAGAAGATTACGGTAGATGTAAAGGGGGAGCTGCTACAGCTGAAGCAGAACCTGAACCAGATGGTGGACTCGCTCAACCTGTTCGCCGGCGAAGTAACCCGCGTGGCCCTCGAGGTAGGCGCGGAAGGAAAGCTGGGGGGCCAGGCCTCGGTACCGAACGTGGCCGGTGTGTGGAAGGAGTTGACTGACAATGTAAACTACATGGCTTCGAACTTGACAAGCCAGGTACGGGACATTGCCAACGTGGCCACCGCCGTAGCCCGCGGCGACTTGTCGCAGAAGATGACGGTGAATGTGAAGGGAGAAATTCTGGAGCTCAAGAACATTCTGAACCAGATGGTGGACTCCCTGAACATCTTTGCCGGGGAAGTAACCCGTGTGGCCCGCGAAGTAGGCACCGAAGGCAAGCTGGGCGGCCAGGCCAACGTGCCCCGCGTAGGCGGTACCTGGAAAGAGCTGACCGACAACGTAAACACGATGGCCAGCAACCTGACCTCTCAGGTGCGGGACATTGCCAACGTAGCTACCGCCGTAGCTAAAGGTGACCTGACCCAGAAAATAACGGTAGATGTAAAAGGCGAGCTGCTGGATCTGAAGAACATTCTGAACCAGATGGTGGACTCCCTGAACATCTTCGCTGGGGAAGTAACCCGCGTGGCCCGCGAAGTGGGTACCGAGGGTATTCTGGGCGGTCAGGCCAACGTGCCGAACGTGTCGGGTACCTGGAAAGACCTCACCGACAACGTAAACACGATGGCCAGCAACCTGACTTCTCAGGTGCGGGACATTGCCAACGTGGCCACGGCCGTAGCCCGCGGCGACTTGTCGCAGAAGATTACGGTAAACGTAAAGGGCGAGCTTTTCCAGCTGAAGGAAAACCTCAACCAGATGGTGGACTCCCTGAACACGTTCGGCGACGAAGTAACCCGCGTGGCCCGCGAAGTAGGCACCGAAGGCAAGCTGGGCGGCCAGGCTGTGGTGCCCAACGTGCGCGGAACCTGGAAAGACCTCACCGACAACGTAAACTTCATGGCCGCCTCGCTCACCAGCCAGGTGCGGGACATTGCCAACGTAACCACCGCCGTAGCCCGTGGCGACCTGAGCCAGAAAGTATCCGTTGATGTAAAAGGCGAGCTGCTCGACCTGAAGGACAACATCAACCGGATGGTGGACTCGCTCAACATCTTTGCCGGCGAGGTAACCCGCGTGGCCCTTGAGGTAGGCACGGAAGGCCGTCTCGGTGGTCAGGCCAACGTGCCCAGCGTGAGCGGGGTATGGAAGGAGCTGACCGACCGGGTAAATACCATGGCCTCCAACCTCACCACGCAGGTACGAGGGCTGGTGAAAGTAGTAACCGCCGTATCGAAAGGTGACCTTACTCAGAAGCTGACCCTGGAAGCCAAAGGCGAAGTAGCTGATCTGGCCGACACCATCAACCGAATGGTGGATGACCTGAACCGACTGGCCGTAGAAGTTAGCCGGGTGGCCAAGGTAGCCGGGGTGGAAGGCAAGCTGACGGAACGCGCCACAGTAGGTGGCGTATCGGGCTCCTGGAAAGAACTCGTGGATACGCTCAACGCCCTGCTCGAATCCATTGCCTCCCCAGTACTGGAAGTGGCCCGCGTAGTGCGCGCCATATCGGAAGGTGACCTGACCCAGCGCGTGGAAGTACCCACCGCCGGCGACATCATGGCCATGTCCGATGCGCTTAACTTGGCCGTGGAGAACCTGAACGAGCTGCTCGGTGAAATCAACGACTCTTCGTTGGTTGTGGGGTCGTCGTCGGAGGAAATGGCCGGCAAAGGCCAGGAGATGAGCCGCGTCACGGTTGATGTGGCCCTGGCCATGCAACAGATGGCAGAAGGCGCCCAGAACCAGGCCCTCAAGACCGACCAGGCCTTCAAGCTGATCGAGGAGATCATGACGGCCACCAAGGAAACGGCCGGCAAAGCCGACGTCGGTATCAAAGCCGCTATCCTGGGTGAGCAAACCTCGCAACTGGGTCTGAAAACGGTAGCTGAGGTGGTGAAGAACATGGAAGAAATTTCCAACGCCGCCGCCCAGACGGCCCGCACCATTGAAGTACTGAGCACCCGTTCCGGGGAAATCAGCAAGTCGCTGGGCGTGATTACCGACATTGCCTCGCAAACCAACCTGCTGGCTCTGAACGCCGCTATCGAAGCGGCCCGGGCCGGGGAAGCTGGTCGGGGTTTCGCGGTAGTAGCCGAGGAAATCCGCAAGCTGGCCGAAGGCTCCCGCAAGTCGGCCAACGAAATTGCCACGCTGGTAGAAGACGTAAAGAAAGATACGACCTCCGCCGCCACCGCTATTTCGACCATGGAAGGCCGGGTACTCAAAGGCAAAAACGCTACGTTCGAAGCCTCCAGTGCCTTTAAGAACATTGCCACCTCCAGCGGCGAGACGCTTCGCACTTCCCGCGACATCCTCACGGCTACCGAGGTGCAGAAAACCTCGATTGGCGACGTAGTAAAGTACGTGGAGGAAGTGGTAGCCATTGCCGAGCAGACGGCTTCGGGTACGCAGCAGGTAGCCGGCACGGCCAAGCAGCTTTCTTCGAGCATGCAGGAACTCACGGCTTCCAGCCAGAAGCTGGCTGACATTGCCGACGACCTGCAGGCAGGCTTGTCCAACTTCCAGCTGATCGAATTCGTGGAGCCCGAGCCCGAGCCTGAACCCGTTCGGCGCGGTCTGCGGCGTATGGCTCAACAGGTGAAGCCCGAAGCCAAGCAGCCCGTGCGGCGGCAGCAGGGTCCGGTAACGCGACAGGCTGCCCGTCCGGCTACGTCGGTAGCGCGGCAGGCTGCGCCGGCTAAGGGTCCCTCAGTGGCTCAGGCTAAACCGGCTGCTAAGGCTACTACCAAGCCAGCGCGGGTCGCTGCCCCTGAAAAGGCCGCTGATGCTTCGGAATCAACCAACAAGCCGGAAACCACGCCCCGTAAATCTTCCAAAAACAAAGGCAAATAG
- a CDS encoding chemotaxis protein CheW, translated as MQTEASVSKKQVVQEAVIQLIIFKLGSEEYGVRIEQVKEVTITPEIAQMPKTPAFVKGIANLRGDIIAIIDLEERFGLRRGHQPTTEGLSYTLAIEAKDYTIGIVVREVPQPLSLPISAIEKAPEFIQDNGIQEKYIEGIARLEGRIIIVLDMMKLLTPAEIMQLNTRGESSGARSRT; from the coding sequence ATGCAAACAGAAGCCAGCGTAAGTAAAAAGCAGGTCGTTCAGGAAGCCGTTATTCAGCTGATTATTTTCAAGCTGGGCAGCGAGGAATACGGCGTGCGCATCGAGCAGGTAAAGGAAGTGACCATCACTCCGGAAATTGCCCAGATGCCCAAAACGCCCGCTTTCGTGAAGGGCATTGCCAACCTGCGGGGCGACATTATTGCCATCATCGATCTGGAGGAGCGGTTTGGCTTGCGCCGCGGCCATCAGCCTACCACCGAGGGGCTGTCCTACACGCTGGCCATTGAGGCCAAGGACTACACCATCGGCATTGTAGTGCGGGAAGTGCCCCAGCCGCTTTCCCTGCCCATCTCAGCCATTGAGAAAGCCCCCGAATTCATCCAGGACAACGGGATTCAGGAAAAATACATTGAAGGTATTGCCCGGCTGGAAGGACGCATCATCATCGTGCTGGACATGATGAAGCTGCTGACGCCAGCCGAAATCATGCAACTGAACACACGCGGAGAATCTTCCGGGGCACGTTCCCGTACGTAG
- a CDS encoding chemotaxis protein CheC → MHTLARGAPHHEPANRFESMELHMTELERDIIREILNIGLARAADSFAVIAQEKVLLEVPNLDLVTAESVIETVRQYETSHRIIQSDIRGDFNGTTLMLFSGQHVQRLSKVCLRMDVPESIDINEMQESLLLEMSNIITGALVTQLANILKAHIYGAPPAASNGDVTISLNSLISHNPGFQPLIFSVITQFSDQNSSVELPLMLFFDRATFVKILEIIRGYNFLDTQSAGA, encoded by the coding sequence TTGCATACCCTGGCTCGGGGTGCCCCGCACCATGAGCCGGCCAACCGATTTGAGAGTATGGAGTTGCACATGACGGAACTGGAGCGGGATATCATCCGTGAGATTCTCAATATCGGCCTGGCGCGCGCGGCAGACTCATTCGCAGTTATTGCGCAGGAAAAGGTATTGCTGGAGGTGCCCAACCTGGATCTGGTCACGGCCGAAAGCGTGATAGAAACCGTGCGCCAGTACGAAACCAGTCACCGCATCATTCAGTCAGACATCCGTGGAGATTTCAACGGCACCACCCTGATGCTGTTCTCCGGTCAGCATGTGCAGCGCCTCTCCAAAGTGTGCTTGCGTATGGACGTGCCGGAGTCCATTGATATAAATGAGATGCAGGAGTCCCTGCTGCTGGAGATGAGCAATATCATCACCGGTGCGCTGGTTACGCAGTTGGCCAACATTCTCAAGGCCCACATCTACGGGGCACCGCCAGCCGCTTCCAATGGCGACGTGACCATTTCCCTGAACAGCCTTATCAGCCACAACCCGGGGTTTCAGCCGCTGATTTTCTCGGTTATCACCCAGTTCTCTGATCAGAACAGCTCCGTGGAATTGCCGCTGATGCTGTTCTTTGACCGCGCCACGTTTGTGAAGATTCTGGAAATCATTCGCGGCTACAACTTCCTTGATACGCAGTCGGCGGGCGCTTAA
- a CDS encoding chemotaxis protein CheA — protein sequence MKSRDQEYREMFMAEALEYYDAMGRHISELEKNPQADAALNELFRLMHNLKANARAMGFNELGEIAHGMETIFGLIRSKEKSFTGSVIPVIFGGIDTIGVIIRAIGEDAPLPEASMLLANLDRLVKGEEPILEGELATEDSRKLELSDLVYIQIKKLDHLLNLVGELIIDRDRVFTLGQEIGNPALQAVASHLYRIADELQYSVMDARLVNVGSLFNKFPRVVRDVATAEQKEVNLTISGQDIQIDRNILQIITDALLHLVRNAIGHGIEQPAEREKVGKPPVGELAILASTERDDVLIQVRDDGQGINVESVRRKAVERGLVSAGAAASLSPSDVRAFLFEPGFSMAKEVTDISGRGVGLDVVKLAIDSLGGQLRVDSELGKGTTFTLVLPTSIAVKGALLFELEGRSYALLLMHIDSVVSLWPQQLHVVGGMLLAEVQGENVPVVSLRQLLHSGDEPLPPADRSELHGRQDIIIANYNNRRLGLIVDRFVRQQNIVIKPMSQPLDTIDLFGGVTLLGSGQVCLVLDVPAITRVFLAKRP from the coding sequence ATGAAATCACGGGACCAGGAATACCGCGAAATGTTCATGGCGGAAGCGTTGGAGTACTACGACGCCATGGGCCGCCATATCAGCGAGCTGGAGAAAAACCCCCAGGCCGACGCCGCACTCAATGAGCTGTTCCGGCTGATGCACAACCTGAAGGCGAATGCACGGGCCATGGGCTTCAATGAGCTGGGCGAAATTGCCCACGGCATGGAGACTATCTTCGGTCTGATTCGCAGCAAGGAAAAATCCTTCACGGGCTCGGTTATTCCTGTCATCTTTGGCGGCATCGATACTATTGGCGTCATCATTCGGGCCATTGGCGAGGACGCGCCGCTACCCGAGGCAAGCATGTTGCTGGCCAACCTCGACCGGCTGGTGAAAGGTGAAGAGCCCATTCTGGAAGGCGAGCTGGCTACCGAAGACTCCCGCAAGCTGGAGCTTTCGGACCTGGTTTATATCCAAATCAAGAAGCTTGATCATCTGCTGAATCTGGTTGGAGAACTAATTATTGACCGCGACCGGGTGTTTACCCTGGGCCAGGAAATTGGCAATCCGGCGCTTCAGGCGGTAGCCTCGCACCTGTACCGCATTGCCGATGAGCTGCAGTACAGTGTAATGGATGCCCGCCTGGTAAACGTTGGGTCGCTGTTCAACAAGTTTCCGCGGGTGGTGCGCGACGTAGCTACAGCCGAGCAAAAGGAAGTCAACCTGACCATCAGCGGACAGGATATTCAGATTGACCGCAACATTCTCCAGATCATTACCGATGCGCTCCTGCACTTGGTACGCAACGCCATCGGGCACGGCATCGAGCAGCCCGCCGAACGCGAAAAGGTTGGCAAGCCGCCGGTAGGGGAGCTGGCTATCCTGGCCTCGACGGAGCGCGACGATGTACTCATTCAGGTGCGCGACGATGGGCAGGGTATCAATGTGGAAAGCGTGCGGCGCAAAGCCGTGGAGCGCGGGCTGGTAAGTGCCGGCGCTGCGGCCTCGCTCAGCCCCAGCGACGTGCGGGCTTTCCTCTTTGAGCCCGGCTTTTCTATGGCCAAGGAAGTAACTGACATTTCGGGCCGGGGCGTGGGCCTGGATGTCGTGAAGCTGGCCATCGACTCCCTCGGCGGGCAGCTGCGCGTAGACTCGGAACTGGGCAAGGGCACTACCTTTACGCTGGTATTGCCCACCTCCATTGCCGTAAAAGGCGCCCTGCTCTTTGAACTGGAAGGCCGCAGCTACGCCCTGCTGCTCATGCACATCGACTCGGTGGTATCCCTCTGGCCGCAGCAGCTGCATGTGGTGGGCGGTATGCTCCTGGCCGAAGTGCAGGGCGAAAACGTGCCGGTAGTGAGCTTGCGGCAGCTGCTGCATTCCGGCGACGAACCATTGCCTCCCGCCGACCGCAGCGAGCTGCACGGGCGGCAGGACATCATCATTGCCAACTACAACAACCGGCGGCTGGGCCTCATCGTCGACCGGTTTGTACGCCAGCAAAACATTGTCATCAAACCCATGTCTCAACCCCTGGATACCATTGATCTGTTTGGCGGCGTTACGCTGCTGGGCAGTGGGCAGGTATGCCTGGTGTTGGATGTGCCGGCCATAACCCGAGTGTTTCTGGCCAAAAGACCTTAA
- a CDS encoding response regulator, translating into MKNRILIVDDSFYMRTMLKNMLTDAGYEVVGEAANGQQALEMATATRPDLITLDVILPDNTGLDVLKGIRQEQPEVRIVMCSAVGQEVIVNEALESGAVAYIVKPFSEEKVLEIVSTALQQGSAAAEAASDTDEAQ; encoded by the coding sequence ATGAAAAACCGCATTCTCATCGTAGACGACTCGTTCTACATGCGCACGATGCTGAAGAATATGCTCACCGACGCCGGTTACGAGGTGGTAGGCGAAGCAGCCAACGGCCAGCAGGCCCTGGAAATGGCCACCGCCACCCGCCCCGACCTTATCACCCTCGACGTAATTCTGCCCGATAATACGGGCCTGGATGTACTGAAAGGCATTCGGCAGGAGCAGCCCGAGGTGCGCATCGTGATGTGCAGCGCCGTTGGGCAGGAAGTGATTGTAAACGAAGCGCTGGAAAGTGGAGCCGTAGCGTATATCGTGAAGCCATTTTCGGAAGAGAAGGTGCTGGAGATTGTGAGCACCGCCTTGCAACAGGGCAGCGCCGCGGCCGAAGCAGCCTCCGATACCGACGAAGCTCAGTAA